From Bermanella sp. WJH001:
TAAGCGTAATGGACTATTTAAGTCAGGCTGTATAACAACAAGAGTATGAGTGAAAAGAAATAACGCTTATTTATCAAAAGATGGGCAGATACAAACCAATGAAAATGCATAAAACACACGTGTTTTTGCAATTAAGATGGTCATAAATAGAAAAATTGAACACGGCTTAATCTGAAATAGGTAATTGGTTTAATTTCCATTTTAAAATACGGACAAAAATAATATCCAAGAAGAGCCGCTTATTTTGCGTAATGTTTGAGTTTCAAATGTTAAAAAAATGAACATGATAAATTGCGCCATGTGTGTGCAGACTAATGACATAAAAAATAATTTAGTAAAAAGAATAAAAAATTTCGCACTTAAATGTCGCGTAAAAAATACCAAAGAATATTTTTAGTGCATAAAAAACAAAAAAGCAGAACCAAAACGTGAAGAACGTGGGATATAAGTCTTTGGCATAGCCATTGCAAAAGCAGGAGGTCTTACACACACAATAGGAAAAGAAACATGATGGGCAAGTTTTCTAAAATAGCAGGGGTTGCTGCGCTGACATTAAGTGCCGCCATTGCGCAAGCCAGCGATACAATAAAGGTGGGTGTGCTGCATTCTTTATCCGGTACCATGGCAATCTCAGAAACCACGTTAAAAGATACTGTCGAAATGATGGTTGAAGATCAAAATAAAAAAGGTGGTCTACTCGGTAAAAAATTAGAAGCGGTGGTGGTTGATCCAGCATCTAACTGGCCGTTATTTGCAGAGAAGACTCGTGAGTTGTTAGCCAAAGAAAAAGTAGATGTTATTTTTGGCTGCTGGACATCCGTATCACGCAAGTCAGTTTTACCAGTGGTTGAAGAATTAAACGGTTTGCTTTTCTACCCTGTACAGTATGAAGGTGAAGAGTCATCTAAAAACGTTTTCTACACAGGTGCTGCGCCAAACCAACAAGCCATTCCTGCGGTTGATTACTTAATGGATCAAGGTGTTAAACGTTGGGTACTTGCAGGTACCGATTATGTTTACCCACGTACCACTAACAAAATTCTTGAAAGCTACCTAAAAAGCAAAGGCGTAAGCGATAAAGATATCATGATCAACTACACGCCGTTTGGTCACAGCGATTGGCAAACGATTGTATCTGACGTGAAAAAATTCGGCTCTACCGGTAAAAAAGCCGCAGTGGTTTCAACCATTAACGGTGATGCAAACGTTCCTTTTTATAAAGAGCTAGCAAACCAAGGTGTAAGTGCTGAAGACATTCCAGTGGTTGCATTCTCTGTGGGTGAAGAAGAGCTATCTGGTTTTGATACTAAACCATTAGTGGGTCACCTTGCTGCTTGGAACTATTTCATGAGCGCTGAAAGTGAAGCGAATGACGAATTTATTGATAAATGGCATGCATTTACTAAAAACGACAAGCGTGTGACCAATGATCCAATGGAAGCCACTTACATTGGTTTTAAAATGTGGGCTGCTGCCGTTGAAAAAGCAGGAAGCGTTGATGTTGATAAAGTACGTAGCAATATGTACGGCCTAGAAGTTCCTAACTTAACTGGCGGTACCGCTGTAATGAATACTAACCACCACTTATCTAAGCCAGTATTAATTGGTGAGATCCAAGAAGATGGTCAGTTTGACATTGTTTGGAAAACTGATGGTGAAGTGAAAGGTGATGCTTGGACGGATTTCTTACCAGAAAGCAAAAACTTAGTATCTGATTGGAAAGGCCTTGGTTGTGGTAACTACAATACTGCAACAAAAGTATGTGCAGGCTCAGAAGTCGCTGCTGAATAAACCTACCAATTTAACAATAATATGCGCACCTATATTAATAGGTGCGCAACCTTTGTTTTACTTTACCTTGTCACCCCTCTGAATATCAGAATGAGAACATGACAATGGGTGCTCAAAAATATTAGTTAAGGTGGCCCCATGAAACTATTAAAAACATTACTGCTGTGCACGTTAGCATTGGGTAATGTATTCACCGCATATGCCAATGACGGCGAATGCCAAAATCATCTACAGCGTTATAGTCAATCACTTGAAACCAATCAAAATTATCAGTCCAATTTCAACGAGCTTGTATGTCGATTGGTGGATGCTAACTATCAAGAAAAAGAAACCATTATTAACGAAATTGTTGCTAGTGAAAGTGACAGCGCGTTATTAATTATAGAATCCCTAAAAAATGCCGATCTTTTTTATA
This genomic window contains:
- the urtA gene encoding urea ABC transporter substrate-binding protein translates to MMGKFSKIAGVAALTLSAAIAQASDTIKVGVLHSLSGTMAISETTLKDTVEMMVEDQNKKGGLLGKKLEAVVVDPASNWPLFAEKTRELLAKEKVDVIFGCWTSVSRKSVLPVVEELNGLLFYPVQYEGEESSKNVFYTGAAPNQQAIPAVDYLMDQGVKRWVLAGTDYVYPRTTNKILESYLKSKGVSDKDIMINYTPFGHSDWQTIVSDVKKFGSTGKKAAVVSTINGDANVPFYKELANQGVSAEDIPVVAFSVGEEELSGFDTKPLVGHLAAWNYFMSAESEANDEFIDKWHAFTKNDKRVTNDPMEATYIGFKMWAAAVEKAGSVDVDKVRSNMYGLEVPNLTGGTAVMNTNHHLSKPVLIGEIQEDGQFDIVWKTDGEVKGDAWTDFLPESKNLVSDWKGLGCGNYNTATKVCAGSEVAAE